One segment of Comamonas thiooxydans DNA contains the following:
- a CDS encoding Com family DNA-binding transcriptional regulator: protein MDDIRCGNCRKKLGEGVYVRLSIKCPRCGAFNQLSAVSTEPEPPAGPTAETNDKPNRALDRRQTPPDRSAPETLSSP, encoded by the coding sequence ATGGACGATATCCGCTGCGGCAACTGCCGCAAGAAGTTAGGCGAGGGCGTATACGTGCGCCTGAGCATTAAGTGCCCCAGGTGTGGGGCCTTCAATCAGCTGAGTGCCGTGAGTACCGAACCAGAGCCCCCTGCAGGGCCAACAGCTGAAACCAATGACAAACCCAATCGTGCCCTGGATCGGAGGCAAACGCCGCCTGATCGATCTGCTCCTGAAACGCTTTCCAGTCCATAG
- a CDS encoding DUF192 domain-containing protein, translating into MKNLPTKTIPKSGWRAPLLALACSALLGLFGNAAMARDEGQPQMNLRRIDLTAGMYRIDTQLAVTPQQREIGLMFRKEMPQQEGMLFVFEIPGVQCFWMRNTILPLTAAFVADDGTIVNLADMKPMSEDSHCSAKPVRYVLEMNQGWFAKRGIKAGTKLGGAPFNR; encoded by the coding sequence ATGAAGAACCTCCCCACCAAGACAATCCCCAAATCCGGCTGGCGCGCCCCGCTGCTGGCCCTGGCCTGCAGCGCCCTGCTGGGCCTGTTCGGCAACGCGGCCATGGCCCGCGATGAAGGTCAGCCGCAGATGAATCTGCGCCGCATCGACCTGACGGCCGGCATGTACCGCATCGACACCCAACTGGCTGTCACGCCGCAGCAGCGCGAAATCGGTCTCATGTTCCGCAAGGAGATGCCCCAGCAGGAAGGCATGCTCTTCGTCTTCGAAATACCCGGCGTGCAGTGCTTCTGGATGCGCAACACCATCCTGCCGCTGACGGCTGCCTTTGTGGCCGATGACGGCACCATCGTCAATCTGGCCGACATGAAACCCATGAGCGAAGACTCCCACTGCTCGGCCAAGCCCGTGCGCTATGTGCTGGAGATGAACCAGGGCTGGTTTGCCAAGCGCGGCATCAAGGCCGGTACCAAGCTGGGCGGCGCGCCCTTCAATCGCTAA
- the icd gene encoding NADP-dependent isocitrate dehydrogenase: MSTSQHIQVPPQGEKISVNADKTLNVPSQPIIPFIEGDGVGVDVTPVMRKVADAAVAKVYGGQRKIAWMEVYAGEKATRVYGPDVWLPEETVAAVRDYAVSIKGPLTTPVGGGIRSLNVALRQELDLYVCLRPVQYFKGVPSPLKEPEKTNMVIFRENSEDIYAGIEYAAGSEKAKKLIDFLAKEMGANKIRFPETSGIGIKPVSREGTERLVRKAIQYAIDNNKPSVTLVHKGNIMKYTEGAFRDWGYALAQREFGAELIDGGPWCRIKHPKTGKDIIIKDSITDAFLQQILMRPAEYSVVATLNLNGDYISDALAAQVGGIGIAPGANLSESIACFEATHGTAPRYAGKDYVNPGSMILCAEMMLRHMGWREAADLIVESLEKAIQSKHVTYDFARLMDGATQVSCSGFGDVVISMMD; the protein is encoded by the coding sequence ATGAGTACGTCCCAGCACATCCAGGTTCCGCCGCAGGGGGAGAAGATCAGCGTCAACGCGGACAAGACACTGAATGTTCCGAGCCAACCCATCATTCCCTTCATCGAGGGCGATGGTGTCGGTGTTGATGTGACGCCGGTGATGCGCAAGGTGGCAGACGCTGCCGTTGCCAAGGTCTATGGCGGGCAGCGCAAGATTGCCTGGATGGAGGTGTATGCGGGTGAGAAGGCCACGCGCGTCTACGGCCCCGATGTCTGGCTGCCCGAGGAGACCGTGGCCGCCGTGCGCGACTATGCCGTGTCCATCAAGGGTCCGCTGACCACGCCCGTGGGCGGCGGCATCCGCTCGCTGAACGTGGCACTGCGCCAGGAGCTGGACCTGTATGTCTGCCTGCGCCCCGTGCAGTACTTCAAGGGCGTGCCTTCGCCGCTCAAGGAGCCCGAGAAGACGAATATGGTGATCTTCCGCGAGAACTCGGAGGACATCTACGCGGGCATCGAATACGCGGCCGGCAGCGAGAAGGCGAAAAAGCTCATCGACTTCCTGGCCAAGGAAATGGGCGCCAACAAGATCCGCTTTCCCGAAACCTCGGGCATCGGCATCAAGCCCGTCTCGCGCGAGGGCACTGAGCGACTGGTGCGCAAGGCCATCCAGTACGCCATCGACAACAACAAGCCCAGCGTGACCCTGGTTCACAAGGGCAACATCATGAAGTACACGGAAGGCGCTTTCCGTGACTGGGGCTATGCGCTGGCGCAGCGCGAGTTCGGTGCCGAACTGATCGACGGTGGCCCCTGGTGCCGCATCAAGCACCCCAAGACGGGCAAGGACATCATCATCAAGGACTCGATCACCGACGCCTTCCTGCAGCAGATTCTGATGCGTCCGGCCGAATATTCGGTGGTGGCCACGCTCAACCTCAACGGCGACTACATCTCGGATGCGTTGGCCGCGCAGGTGGGCGGCATCGGCATTGCGCCCGGTGCCAACCTGTCGGAGAGCATTGCCTGCTTCGAAGCCACCCACGGCACGGCGCCGCGCTATGCGGGCAAGGATTATGTGAACCCCGGCTCCATGATTCTGTGCGCCGAGATGATGCTGCGCCACATGGGCTGGCGCGAGGCTGCGGATCTGATCGTCGAGTCGCTGGAGAAAGCCATCCAGAGCAAGCATGTGACCTATGACTTCGCCCGCCTGATGGACGGTGCGACCCAGGTGTCCTGCTCGGGCTTCGGGGATGTGGTGATCTCGATGATGGACTGA
- a CDS encoding NADP-dependent isocitrate dehydrogenase, with the protein MSTQQPTIIYTLTDEAPRLATSAFLPVIRAFAAPAGINVETSDISLAGRILGEFPDFLTEAQRAPNNLAELGKLTLTPEANIIKLPNISASVGQLQEAIKELQGKGYAIPDYPETAMTDAEKDIKARFNRCIGSAVNPVLREGNSDRRAPAAVKNYAKKHPHSMGEWKQWSQTHVSHMEEGDFYHGEKSMTLDKAREVKMVLETKSGNSIVLKDKVKLQAAEVIDSMFMSKKALCAFYEKEIEDCRESGILFSLHVKATMMKVSHPIVFGHCVKIFYKEAFEKHGKLFDQLGVNVNNGMANLYEKIETLPASQREEIIRDLHKCQEHRPRLAMVDSAKGITNFHSPNDVIVDASMPAMIRVGGKMWAADGKPYDCKAVMPESTFARIYQEVINFCKWHGNFDPKTMGTVPNVGLMAQKAEEYGSHDKTFEIAEDGVANIVDIATGEVLLSQNVEAGDIWRMCQVKDAPIRDWVKLAVTRARNSGMPAVFWLDPYRPHEAELIKKVQTYLKEYDTNGLEIHILSQVRAMRYTLERVARGLDTISVTGNILRDYLTDLFPILELGTSAKMLSIVPLMAGGGMYETGAGGSAPKHVQQLVEENHLRWDSLGEFLALAVSFEDLGIKENNARAKLLAKTLDEATGKLLDEDKSPSRRTGELDNRGSQFYIALYWAQALAAQTEDAALAAKFAPLAKSLAENEAKIVAEMKEVQGKAADIGGYYMPDVAKLDAVMRPSATFNAAIASV; encoded by the coding sequence ATGAGTACGCAGCAACCCACCATCATCTACACCTTGACTGACGAGGCTCCCCGCCTGGCTACCAGCGCATTCCTGCCCGTGATCCGTGCTTTCGCAGCACCGGCTGGCATCAATGTGGAGACCAGCGATATCTCGCTGGCAGGCCGTATCTTGGGCGAGTTCCCCGACTTTTTGACCGAAGCCCAACGCGCTCCGAACAATCTGGCTGAACTGGGCAAGCTGACGCTGACGCCTGAAGCCAACATCATCAAGCTGCCCAATATCTCCGCATCCGTGGGCCAGCTGCAGGAAGCGATCAAGGAATTGCAGGGCAAGGGCTATGCCATCCCCGACTATCCTGAAACCGCCATGACCGATGCCGAAAAGGACATCAAGGCACGCTTCAACAGGTGCATCGGCTCTGCCGTGAACCCCGTGCTGCGCGAAGGCAACTCGGATCGCCGCGCGCCTGCTGCGGTCAAGAACTACGCCAAGAAGCACCCCCATTCCATGGGTGAGTGGAAGCAGTGGTCGCAGACCCATGTGTCGCACATGGAAGAGGGCGACTTCTACCACGGCGAAAAGTCCATGACGCTGGACAAGGCCCGCGAAGTGAAGATGGTGCTGGAGACCAAGTCCGGCAACAGCATCGTTCTGAAGGACAAGGTCAAGCTGCAGGCTGCAGAAGTGATCGATTCCATGTTCATGAGTAAGAAGGCCTTGTGCGCTTTCTATGAAAAGGAAATCGAAGACTGCCGCGAGTCGGGCATCCTGTTCTCGCTGCACGTGAAGGCCACCATGATGAAGGTGTCCCACCCCATCGTGTTTGGTCACTGTGTGAAGATTTTCTACAAGGAAGCCTTCGAAAAGCACGGCAAGCTGTTTGATCAGCTGGGCGTGAACGTGAACAACGGCATGGCCAATCTGTACGAGAAGATTGAGACCCTGCCTGCTTCGCAGCGCGAAGAAATCATCCGTGACCTGCACAAGTGCCAGGAGCACCGTCCGCGTCTGGCCATGGTCGATTCCGCCAAGGGCATCACCAACTTCCACTCGCCCAATGACGTGATCGTGGATGCTTCCATGCCTGCCATGATCCGCGTGGGTGGCAAGATGTGGGCCGCTGACGGCAAGCCCTACGACTGCAAGGCCGTGATGCCTGAGTCCACCTTTGCCCGTATCTACCAGGAAGTGATCAACTTCTGCAAATGGCACGGCAACTTCGACCCCAAGACCATGGGCACCGTGCCCAACGTGGGTCTGATGGCGCAAAAGGCCGAAGAGTATGGCTCGCACGACAAGACGTTTGAGATCGCCGAAGACGGCGTGGCCAACATCGTGGACATCGCCACCGGCGAAGTGCTGCTGAGCCAGAACGTGGAAGCTGGCGACATCTGGCGCATGTGCCAGGTCAAGGATGCTCCTATCCGCGACTGGGTGAAGCTGGCGGTGACCCGAGCCCGCAACTCCGGCATGCCTGCCGTGTTCTGGCTGGACCCCTATCGTCCCCACGAAGCCGAGCTGATCAAGAAGGTGCAGACCTACTTGAAGGAATATGACACCAACGGCCTGGAAATCCACATCCTCTCGCAAGTGCGCGCCATGCGCTACACGCTGGAGCGCGTGGCCCGCGGTCTGGACACCATCTCGGTGACCGGCAACATTCTGCGTGACTATCTGACCGACCTGTTCCCGATTCTGGAACTGGGCACCTCGGCCAAGATGCTGTCCATCGTGCCTCTGATGGCTGGTGGCGGCATGTACGAAACCGGTGCGGGCGGCTCCGCTCCCAAGCATGTGCAGCAACTGGTGGAAGAAAACCACCTGCGCTGGGACTCGCTGGGTGAATTCCTGGCTCTGGCCGTCTCGTTTGAAGACCTGGGCATCAAGGAAAACAATGCCCGCGCCAAGCTGCTGGCCAAGACTCTGGACGAAGCTACCGGCAAGCTGTTGGACGAAGACAAGTCGCCTTCGCGCCGCACCGGCGAGCTGGACAACCGTGGTTCGCAGTTCTACATCGCTCTGTACTGGGCCCAGGCTCTGGCTGCTCAGACCGAAGATGCAGCACTGGCAGCCAAGTTCGCACCTCTGGCCAAGAGCCTGGCCGAGAACGAAGCCAAGATCGTGGCCGAGATGAAGGAAGTGCAAGGCAAGGCTGCCGATATCGGCGGCTACTACATGCCCGACGTGGCCAAGCTGGACGCCGTGATGCGCCCCAGCGCCACCTTCAACGCCGCCATCGCGTCGGTGTAA
- a CDS encoding DNA adenine methylase: protein MTNPIVPWIGGKRRLIDLLLKRFPVHSCYVEVFAGGAAVYFARHPADVEVLNDVNGDLVNLYRVVTHHLEEFVRQFKWALTSRQVFKWLQETRPETLTDIQRAARFFYLQQQSFGGKVAGQTFGTATTAPAINLLRIEENLSAAHLRMAGGTYIEQLDWATCVNRYDRAHTLFYLDPPYWETEGYGVPFEWEQYELMATKLKEIKGKAVISINDHPAIRDCFKDYEMESLKLDYTVGGGANRVERGELVIYSWARSEEPAGLF, encoded by the coding sequence ATGACAAACCCAATCGTGCCCTGGATCGGAGGCAAACGCCGCCTGATCGATCTGCTCCTGAAACGCTTTCCAGTCCATAGCTGTTACGTGGAGGTCTTTGCTGGAGGGGCGGCAGTCTACTTTGCCCGCCACCCAGCCGATGTCGAAGTCCTCAACGACGTCAACGGTGACCTGGTCAACCTCTACCGGGTGGTGACCCACCATCTGGAAGAGTTTGTGCGGCAGTTCAAGTGGGCCTTGACCAGTAGGCAGGTCTTTAAATGGCTGCAGGAAACCAGGCCGGAAACCTTGACGGACATCCAGCGTGCTGCACGGTTCTTTTACCTGCAGCAGCAGAGCTTTGGCGGGAAGGTGGCTGGCCAGACCTTTGGCACGGCGACCACGGCTCCAGCCATTAATCTGCTTCGGATCGAGGAGAACCTTTCGGCAGCCCATCTGCGCATGGCTGGAGGCACCTACATTGAGCAGCTCGACTGGGCCACCTGTGTCAACCGCTACGACCGCGCCCACACGCTGTTCTACCTTGATCCTCCCTATTGGGAGACCGAGGGCTATGGCGTGCCGTTTGAGTGGGAGCAGTACGAGCTGATGGCCACAAAGCTCAAGGAAATCAAAGGCAAGGCCGTCATAAGCATCAACGATCATCCAGCCATTCGGGACTGCTTCAAAGACTATGAGATGGAGTCTTTAAAACTGGACTACACGGTTGGAGGTGGCGCGAACCGGGTCGAGCGTGGCGAGCTGGTGATTTACAGCTGGGCTAGGAGCGAGGAGCCTGCGGGGCTGTTCTGA
- a CDS encoding CPCC family cysteine-rich protein, with the protein MPLYQCPCCDYFSLDERGEYSICSVCFWEDSGWDVDCPDEYSGPNHMTLREGRRNFQRFGACDYRMLRSVLPPAARSRYRRSPRVLRRVASTGVGQ; encoded by the coding sequence ATGCCGCTGTATCAGTGTCCTTGCTGCGACTATTTCTCGCTGGATGAGCGTGGCGAGTACAGCATCTGCAGCGTCTGCTTCTGGGAGGACAGTGGCTGGGATGTGGACTGCCCGGATGAATACTCCGGCCCCAACCATATGACGCTGCGCGAAGGTCGCCGCAACTTTCAGCGCTTTGGCGCCTGCGATTACCGCATGCTCAGGAGCGTGCTCCCACCGGCAGCGCGCAGCCGCTATCGACGTAGTCCGCGTGTTCTGCGCAGAGTGGCATCAACCGGCGTGGGGCAGTGA
- a CDS encoding helix-turn-helix domain-containing protein, with protein MLNADDKTDIQEAAIQKSERIDEAHQNQASEQRTVEPLYLKSACAINSDHIPELMTLEEGWFVEFKERTPENSKIAKSISSFANSHGGLLVIGAKEEQKTRRLAGFAPMSREDADQCILRARDAVTAHVTPPTFFEVNAVELKEIEKDIDKRWIVVISTPKGRQGPYLHSNGCIYVRVGDAASPIQLTDSSQQERLWADSLHRKDRIRARVESLSDQFKQGTPSIHVVILADDGGVNSSHCKHSDFRKIALTKHAENSLPLFDQVQTLDTSFLARRTERQIKSSGVIWDYDYQRKLHFIQIPIATHIWSDGNFDNQADQYELPRLAKILRSRDITDSLMITNLLPSLYFLSVIIRKVQMLHQLEAYKGNLKINACVVDARATVPFLGTPAYFDEIENTNLPYVLRDIGFFRPIENALSWFNFSSEPTISEMESLIKIDIPVAFSVFSYIAQSMGISIDLTLGNIPEEGSDQENMAIAYMFSELINRSFSYTSQPNPKFNRRY; from the coding sequence ATGCTGAATGCAGATGACAAAACAGATATCCAAGAGGCTGCAATTCAAAAATCAGAAAGAATTGACGAAGCACATCAGAACCAAGCTTCAGAACAACGTACAGTGGAGCCTCTATATTTAAAGTCCGCATGTGCAATCAATAGCGACCACATTCCCGAACTGATGACTCTTGAAGAAGGCTGGTTTGTCGAATTCAAAGAGCGCACCCCGGAAAATTCAAAAATTGCTAAATCTATCAGCTCCTTCGCCAACTCTCATGGCGGCCTGCTAGTCATTGGGGCGAAGGAAGAGCAGAAAACTCGCCGGCTGGCTGGATTTGCTCCAATGTCTCGCGAGGATGCTGATCAATGTATATTACGGGCAAGAGATGCCGTTACTGCCCATGTAACCCCTCCGACATTTTTCGAAGTCAACGCAGTCGAGCTTAAGGAGATAGAGAAAGACATAGATAAACGCTGGATAGTCGTTATATCAACCCCCAAAGGGCGCCAAGGTCCTTATCTACATAGCAACGGATGCATTTATGTCCGCGTGGGCGACGCTGCATCCCCCATCCAACTGACTGACTCTTCTCAACAAGAACGACTGTGGGCCGATTCACTACATCGAAAAGACAGAATCCGTGCACGTGTAGAGTCTTTATCTGATCAGTTCAAACAGGGTACTCCTTCAATTCATGTTGTGATACTCGCAGATGATGGCGGTGTAAATTCTTCTCACTGCAAGCATTCTGATTTTCGTAAAATTGCACTGACGAAGCATGCGGAAAATTCCCTCCCTCTCTTTGATCAGGTACAAACACTTGACACCTCCTTTTTAGCAAGGAGAACTGAGCGTCAAATAAAAAGCAGTGGCGTAATTTGGGACTATGACTATCAACGAAAGCTTCACTTCATACAGATCCCTATCGCCACCCATATTTGGTCTGATGGTAATTTTGACAATCAGGCCGACCAATACGAGCTACCGAGACTAGCTAAAATCCTTAGAAGCAGGGACATTACAGATAGTCTGATGATTACTAATTTACTGCCATCTCTATATTTTTTATCTGTCATTATTCGCAAAGTGCAGATGCTGCACCAGCTAGAGGCATACAAAGGAAATCTGAAGATTAACGCATGTGTCGTTGATGCAAGGGCGACAGTCCCCTTCCTAGGAACTCCAGCGTATTTCGATGAGATTGAGAATACCAATCTTCCTTATGTCCTGCGCGACATCGGGTTTTTTCGTCCAATAGAAAATGCGCTTTCTTGGTTCAATTTTTCGTCAGAGCCCACAATTAGCGAAATGGAATCCTTGATTAAGATTGATATCCCGGTTGCCTTTTCGGTCTTCTCTTATATTGCGCAGTCAATGGGAATTTCTATTGATTTAACTCTTGGAAATATCCCAGAAGAGGGATCCGATCAGGAAAATATGGCCATCGCTTATATGTTTAGCGAACTAATTAATCGCAGCTTTTCATATACAAGTCAACCCAATCCAAAATTTAACCGCAGGTATTAA
- a CDS encoding H-NS family nucleoid-associated regulatory protein: protein MSTNSYKELLAQREALEQQIAAARKAEVAGAVQKIRDLVEAFGLMQDDVFPTTKQKQKRETGSVAPKYRDPATGQTWTGRGKPPAWIKDQDRSKFEI, encoded by the coding sequence ATGAGCACAAATTCGTACAAGGAATTGTTGGCGCAACGCGAAGCTCTTGAACAGCAGATTGCTGCCGCTCGAAAGGCTGAAGTCGCAGGCGCGGTGCAAAAAATCAGGGACTTGGTCGAGGCTTTCGGTCTGATGCAGGATGACGTTTTTCCTACCACCAAGCAAAAACAAAAGCGTGAGACTGGCTCCGTCGCCCCTAAATACCGCGACCCAGCAACTGGCCAAACATGGACTGGCCGAGGAAAGCCTCCGGCCTGGATCAAAGATCAAGACCGTTCCAAGTTCGAAATCTAA
- a CDS encoding tape measure protein encodes MTDKQISLQIDTGVTGRESIVGLADDLENVAKVLEGEVAVEARTAATRLRELAQQDAAITTFTKLEAEAKSSATSLRQAETEARNYGRQISALGPPTEKEAAALRQLNAAADSARSTFDQQKQALSQAQGELQRFGVAGQNAQQAQQRLRQEVEQVRESVLTLVPAHQGAAAGAQNAAASMVRSHRQIGDGVESISKQLDRLQKFYIGLQSLQGLKNLAFDLAATADQANNLQARMKLVTGEGENFTRSWEGVTEVALRTHSALEDTGELFSRIAQAGRDAGLSAEKASLQSLSLTETINQAVQIGGSSAEASSAAITQLIQGLQSGVLRGEEFNSVMEQAPRLARALADGLGVTTGELRKMAESGLLTTQTVIAALQGQSAAVAAEFQRLPPTVGRAMQDLSTQWTLYVQKVDQANGASAAAAKAIQLLANNLQSIAGLLMDLGQAAAAFTALRLAQHFLGIGQATQVAATGIAAANAQLVATQAAAAGAAASTSRFAAIMGGLKTFTLVGIVSNIKDIGTWIGESAAKLAGYKDHTEELEKAEKAAAAAARELAAARAAEAQKTQDAADKLFDLSKAARNAVAEFEQLTKSGKASADALKSVTEGFDLTKIQGIKDFAATLDKLGETAKITASETEAAWAKALSGKDLAVFEANARAAFLGSSREAQRLAQLTDAVLTEAIKRAGLEYDVLRGNISAASRSAINDTQAIIDQLGKLKEEGVDTGRVLNASFSKAIESADSEAALKAIREQIESVRSALGQPLADGLLDQAKKKADALKDALDAATPGINSVREAFKQLGITSDETLKKTAADAKAAYDVLRDSGTASAREMGEAFKKSADAAIAANKGIAPAWVQAEAAMRGYEVAVDSAGRATLRLKGSVDDSAGSHSRAANAIDQHRTALERLNAEREREIASQEKANELATRELQLLEAKRNAGTIRGADAVPAFESKAQADAWLAKWKEQYARDNPFSTQSGGQLGNFMHDMTMFEWNREVDAMELRNTMKGNGNAENSSKTPLEAMVSRQVSTINLQLNGQPYGQVNTDPSGAASLHQYLTELSRQKGASSS; translated from the coding sequence ATGACAGATAAGCAAATCAGCCTGCAGATCGACACCGGGGTCACGGGACGTGAGTCCATCGTGGGCCTGGCAGACGATCTGGAGAATGTTGCCAAGGTCCTGGAGGGCGAGGTTGCGGTTGAGGCGCGCACGGCAGCAACCAGGCTGCGCGAGCTGGCCCAGCAGGACGCCGCAATCACCACTTTCACCAAGCTGGAGGCAGAGGCCAAGTCATCGGCTACCAGCTTGCGCCAGGCAGAGACCGAGGCCAGAAACTACGGTCGTCAGATCTCGGCGCTTGGCCCGCCCACAGAAAAAGAAGCGGCAGCGCTGCGGCAGCTCAATGCGGCAGCGGATAGTGCCCGCTCCACGTTTGACCAGCAGAAGCAGGCCCTGTCCCAGGCCCAAGGTGAGCTGCAACGCTTTGGCGTCGCTGGCCAGAATGCCCAGCAGGCGCAGCAGCGCTTGCGCCAGGAGGTGGAGCAAGTCCGTGAATCGGTGCTCACGTTGGTGCCCGCTCACCAAGGTGCTGCAGCTGGCGCACAGAATGCCGCCGCCAGCATGGTGCGCAGCCACCGCCAAATCGGTGATGGCGTGGAGTCCATCAGCAAGCAACTGGACCGGCTGCAGAAGTTCTATATAGGACTGCAGTCGCTGCAAGGTCTTAAGAATCTGGCCTTCGACCTGGCCGCCACTGCTGACCAGGCCAACAATCTGCAGGCCCGCATGAAGCTGGTCACCGGCGAGGGCGAGAATTTCACGCGATCGTGGGAGGGCGTGACCGAGGTGGCACTGCGCACCCACAGTGCGCTTGAAGACACCGGCGAGCTGTTTTCTCGCATTGCCCAGGCAGGGCGTGATGCCGGTTTGAGTGCCGAGAAGGCCAGCCTGCAGAGCCTGAGCCTCACGGAAACCATCAACCAGGCCGTGCAGATCGGTGGCTCCAGCGCAGAGGCCTCATCTGCCGCCATCACGCAATTGATCCAGGGTCTGCAAAGCGGCGTGTTGCGCGGCGAGGAATTCAACAGCGTCATGGAGCAGGCACCGCGCCTGGCACGTGCTTTGGCCGATGGTCTGGGCGTGACCACAGGTGAGCTGCGCAAGATGGCTGAGTCCGGCCTGCTGACCACGCAGACGGTGATTGCTGCCCTGCAGGGCCAAAGTGCAGCCGTTGCCGCAGAGTTTCAGCGCCTGCCGCCTACCGTGGGCCGGGCCATGCAGGATCTGTCCACGCAGTGGACGCTGTACGTGCAAAAGGTGGATCAGGCCAATGGTGCCAGCGCCGCAGCGGCCAAAGCCATTCAACTGCTGGCCAACAACCTGCAGAGTATTGCGGGCCTGCTGATGGATTTAGGTCAGGCTGCGGCGGCATTCACCGCATTGCGCCTGGCGCAGCACTTCCTGGGCATTGGCCAGGCGACGCAAGTGGCCGCTACTGGCATTGCCGCTGCCAATGCCCAGCTCGTGGCCACGCAGGCGGCAGCCGCAGGAGCTGCAGCCAGCACCAGCCGTTTTGCGGCGATCATGGGTGGGCTCAAGACATTCACTTTGGTTGGCATTGTTTCCAATATCAAAGATATCGGCACCTGGATAGGGGAGAGCGCGGCCAAGCTGGCGGGATACAAGGACCACACCGAAGAGCTGGAGAAGGCGGAAAAAGCCGCCGCTGCAGCGGCGCGTGAATTAGCGGCAGCGCGTGCCGCCGAGGCCCAGAAAACCCAGGACGCGGCAGACAAGCTATTTGATTTATCAAAGGCTGCGCGCAATGCCGTGGCGGAGTTTGAGCAGCTGACAAAGTCCGGCAAAGCCAGTGCCGATGCCTTAAAGAGCGTCACCGAAGGTTTTGATTTAACCAAGATTCAAGGCATCAAGGATTTTGCGGCCACCCTGGATAAGCTGGGCGAGACCGCAAAGATTACAGCCAGCGAAACCGAGGCGGCTTGGGCCAAGGCTTTATCGGGCAAGGATTTAGCGGTATTCGAAGCCAATGCGCGGGCGGCATTTTTGGGTAGCAGCCGTGAAGCGCAGCGCCTGGCGCAATTAACCGATGCAGTTCTGACCGAAGCGATTAAACGTGCTGGTCTGGAATATGACGTACTCCGGGGAAATATTTCCGCTGCATCTCGCAGTGCGATTAATGATACCCAGGCGATTATTGACCAGCTGGGCAAACTCAAGGAAGAGGGTGTCGACACCGGGCGAGTACTGAATGCGAGTTTCAGCAAGGCCATTGAAAGCGCGGACAGTGAAGCCGCATTAAAGGCCATTCGAGAACAAATCGAATCGGTGCGCAGCGCATTGGGCCAGCCGCTGGCCGATGGCTTGCTTGACCAGGCTAAAAAGAAAGCCGATGCGCTCAAGGATGCTCTGGACGCAGCCACGCCAGGCATTAATAGCGTGCGCGAGGCATTCAAGCAGTTGGGCATTACCTCGGATGAAACGCTCAAGAAGACGGCAGCCGATGCAAAAGCTGCCTATGACGTGCTGCGCGACAGCGGCACGGCCAGTGCCCGTGAAATGGGCGAAGCCTTTAAAAAATCTGCCGATGCGGCGATTGCCGCCAACAAGGGCATTGCGCCAGCCTGGGTCCAGGCTGAGGCTGCCATGCGCGGATATGAGGTTGCGGTCGACAGCGCCGGTCGGGCCACGCTCAGGCTCAAGGGCTCTGTCGACGATTCAGCAGGCTCACACAGCCGGGCAGCCAATGCCATCGACCAGCACCGCACGGCCCTGGAGCGCCTGAACGCAGAGCGCGAGCGAGAAATTGCCTCCCAAGAAAAAGCCAATGAGCTGGCCACCCGTGAGCTGCAGCTCCTGGAAGCCAAGCGCAATGCGGGAACCATTCGCGGGGCCGATGCGGTCCCAGCTTTCGAGAGCAAGGCCCAGGCCGATGCCTGGCTGGCCAAGTGGAAAGAGCAGTACGCCAGGGACAACCCGTTTTCAACGCAAAGCGGTGGCCAGCTCGGCAACTTCATGCATGACATGACCATGTTCGAGTGGAACCGCGAGGTGGATGCGATGGAGCTGCGCAACACCATGAAGGGCAACGGCAACGCGGAGAACTCCAGCAAGACGCCGCTGGAAGCCATGGTCTCGCGTCAGGTCTCCACCATCAATCTTCAGCTCAACGGCCAGCCCTATGGCCAGGTCAACACTGACCCATCGGGCGCAGCTTCGCTTCATCAGTACCTCACGGAGCTGAGCCGCCAGAAAGGGGCCTCGTCCTCATGA